The genomic stretch ATTATTACGATCACAGATCGCCAAGGAAATGCGCTCTCATGGGCAACTTCTGGTGGTGCTGGTTTTAAAGGTTCTCGTAAGAGTACGCCATTTGCTGCGCAGGTTGCAGCAGAGGCAGCTGGAAAAGCTGCACAAGAATGTGGTGTTAAAAACCTTGAGGTTCGTATCAAGGGACCTGGTCCAGGCCGTGAATCAGCAGTTCGTGCGTTGAACGCTGTTGGTTTTAAAATTACTAGCATT from Candidatus Methylopumilus turicensis encodes the following:
- the rpsK gene encoding 30S ribosomal protein S11: MAKANVRVRKKVKKNIAEGIAHVHASFNNTIITITDRQGNALSWATSGGAGFKGSRKSTPFAAQVAAEAAGKAAQECGVKNLEVRIKGPGPGRESAVRALNAVGFKITSISDVTPVPHNGCRPPKKRRI